The following are encoded in a window of Sinorhizobium sojae CCBAU 05684 genomic DNA:
- a CDS encoding shikimate kinase — translation MNDVTEPVSATLAERAKLALGKRNLIFIGLMGAGKSAIGRMTAQALGIPFVDSDHEIERVSRMTISELFAAYGEEEFRALEARVLKRLLRSGPRVVSTGGGAYINERSRRQIKRGGLTVWLNAELDVLWERVNKRDTRPLLKTENPKQTLENLMRARYPIYAEADLVVLSRDVKKERMVEEVLVAIADCKKAETL, via the coding sequence ATGAACGACGTCACCGAACCGGTTTCCGCGACGCTTGCCGAACGGGCGAAGCTCGCCCTCGGTAAGCGCAATCTCATCTTCATCGGCCTGATGGGAGCGGGTAAATCGGCGATCGGCCGAATGACGGCTCAGGCGCTCGGCATTCCCTTCGTCGACTCCGACCATGAGATCGAGCGCGTCTCGCGCATGACGATCAGCGAACTTTTCGCCGCCTATGGCGAGGAAGAATTCCGGGCGCTCGAGGCGCGCGTGCTGAAACGGCTGTTGCGGTCGGGACCGCGTGTCGTCTCGACCGGCGGCGGCGCCTATATCAACGAGCGGTCGCGGCGGCAGATCAAGAGGGGCGGGCTGACGGTCTGGCTCAACGCCGAACTCGACGTGCTCTGGGAGCGGGTGAACAAGCGCGACACCCGTCCGCTTCTGAAAACGGAGAATCCGAAGCAGACGCTCGAAAACCTGATGCGGGCGCGCTACCCAATCTATGCCGAGGCGGACCTCGTCGTCCTCTCGCGCGACGTGAAGAAGGAAAGGATGGTCGAGGAGGTCCTCGTCGCCATCGCCGATTGCAAGAAAGCCGAGACGCTATGA
- a CDS encoding acetyl-CoA carboxylase carboxyltransferase subunit alpha, giving the protein MHNYLDFEKPISDLEGKILELKKLASEDESVNTSDEIARLEGRVRDAMVEIYSKLSPWQKTQVARHPSRPHFLDYAAELFSEFTPLAGDRNFANDDAIQAGLARFRGTPVAVIGQEKGSDTKSRIKHNFGSPRPEGYRKAIRVMEMADRFALPLITLVDTAGAYPGVGAEERGQAEAIARSTEMCLNVKVPIVTVVIGEGGSGGAIAIATGNRVYMLEHAIYSVISPEGAASILWRDSTRAKEAASNMKITAEDLKALGVIDGIIPEPVGGAHRDPHTVIERTGSVIADALKELSARNGNELRADRRQKYLNIGRNL; this is encoded by the coding sequence ATGCACAACTATCTCGACTTCGAAAAACCCATCTCTGATCTCGAGGGCAAGATTCTCGAACTGAAGAAACTCGCCAGCGAAGACGAGAGCGTGAACACGTCCGACGAGATCGCAAGGCTTGAGGGGCGCGTCCGCGACGCGATGGTCGAGATCTATTCCAAGCTGTCGCCGTGGCAGAAGACGCAGGTCGCCCGCCACCCTTCGCGCCCGCATTTCCTCGATTACGCAGCCGAGCTCTTCAGCGAGTTCACGCCGCTTGCCGGCGACCGCAACTTTGCCAATGACGATGCCATCCAGGCCGGCCTTGCGCGGTTTCGCGGCACGCCCGTGGCCGTGATCGGCCAGGAGAAAGGCAGCGACACCAAGTCGCGCATCAAGCACAATTTCGGCAGCCCGCGCCCGGAAGGCTACCGAAAGGCGATCCGTGTGATGGAAATGGCCGATCGCTTCGCACTGCCGCTGATTACGCTGGTCGATACGGCCGGCGCCTATCCCGGCGTCGGCGCCGAGGAGCGCGGTCAGGCCGAGGCGATCGCCCGCTCGACGGAAATGTGCCTGAACGTGAAGGTGCCGATCGTCACGGTGGTGATCGGCGAAGGCGGGTCGGGTGGGGCGATCGCGATTGCCACCGGTAACCGCGTCTATATGCTCGAACACGCGATTTACAGCGTCATCTCGCCGGAAGGTGCCGCTTCTATCCTGTGGCGCGATTCCACTCGCGCCAAGGAGGCAGCGAGCAACATGAAGATCACCGCCGAGGACCTGAAGGCGCTCGGCGTGATCGACGGCATCATTCCCGAGCCCGTCGGGGGCGCGCACCGCGATCCGCACACGGTTATCGAGCGCACCGGCAGCGTGATCGCCGACGCGCTCAAGGAGCTTTCCGCGCGCAACGGCAACGAACTGCGCGCCGATCGCCGCCAGAAATACCTGAATATCGGCCGCAATCTCTGA
- a CDS encoding CobW family GTP-binding protein codes for MNGPLPVVPVSILTGFLGAGKTTLLNRLLKDPELTDTAVIINEFGDVAIDHLLVEASSDGVIELSDGCLCCTVRGELVDTLADLVDRMQTGRIRPLKRVVIETTGLADPAPVLQSVLGNPVLAQNYRLDGVVTVVDAVNGEPTIAGHVEATKQVAVADRLVIAKTGLAKGKQVSALSAILRKLNPRAPIIDGDTEAAARADLFACGLYDPSTKTADVGRWLQDEADADHDHAHEHHHNHDHGHRHDLDENGHRHHHHDVNRHGSDIRSFSILHDRPIEPMALEMFIDLLRSAHGEKLLRMKAIVAVADNPERPVVLHGVQTVFHAPERLPAWPDPADRRTRMVLITKGLEEAFVRDLFDAFTGKPRVDQADAQALAENPLAVPGMRF; via the coding sequence ATGAACGGTCCATTGCCGGTTGTGCCGGTATCGATCCTGACCGGCTTTCTTGGGGCGGGCAAGACGACCCTTCTCAACCGTCTGCTGAAGGATCCGGAACTCACCGACACGGCCGTGATCATCAACGAGTTCGGGGATGTGGCGATCGACCATCTTCTGGTCGAAGCGTCAAGCGACGGCGTCATCGAGCTTTCCGACGGCTGCCTCTGCTGCACCGTGCGTGGCGAACTCGTCGACACCCTCGCCGACCTCGTGGACCGGATGCAGACCGGACGTATCAGGCCGCTGAAGCGCGTCGTGATCGAAACCACGGGGCTTGCCGATCCGGCGCCGGTGCTGCAATCCGTTCTCGGCAATCCCGTGCTCGCGCAGAATTACCGGCTTGACGGCGTGGTGACCGTCGTCGATGCGGTCAATGGCGAGCCGACGATTGCCGGCCACGTGGAAGCCACGAAGCAGGTTGCCGTCGCCGATCGTCTCGTCATAGCCAAGACGGGGCTTGCGAAAGGCAAGCAGGTCAGCGCGCTTTCGGCCATCCTGAGGAAACTCAATCCGCGCGCGCCCATCATCGACGGCGATACGGAAGCGGCAGCCCGGGCCGATCTGTTCGCCTGCGGCCTTTACGATCCATCGACCAAAACGGCTGATGTCGGCCGCTGGCTGCAGGACGAAGCCGACGCAGATCACGACCACGCCCACGAGCATCACCACAATCATGATCACGGCCATCGTCACGATCTTGATGAGAATGGGCACCGCCATCACCACCATGACGTCAACCGCCACGGCTCCGACATCCGCTCCTTCAGTATTCTCCACGACCGGCCGATCGAGCCGATGGCGCTGGAGATGTTCATCGATCTCCTGCGCTCGGCTCATGGCGAGAAGCTGTTGCGGATGAAGGCGATCGTCGCGGTCGCGGACAATCCGGAGCGGCCGGTGGTGCTGCACGGCGTCCAGACCGTCTTCCACGCGCCGGAGCGCCTGCCCGCCTGGCCCGATCCCGCCGACCGGCGCACGCGCATGGTGCTGATCACCAAAGGGCTCGAGGAGGCCTTCGTCCGCGACCTCTTTGATGCATTCACGGGCAAGCCGCGTGTCGATCAGGCGGATGCCCAGGCGCTCGCCGAAAATCCCCTTGCAGTGCCCGGCATGCGCTTCTAG
- a CDS encoding sulfurtransferase TusA family protein, with the protein MPHEQKTIYDLRGLKCPLPVLKTRKRMESLAPGALIEIETTDPLAVIDIPHFCNEDGHRLEEATPVAGGHRFLIRKKA; encoded by the coding sequence ATGCCGCACGAACAGAAGACCATCTACGATTTGAGGGGGCTGAAATGCCCCCTTCCCGTTTTGAAGACGCGCAAACGCATGGAATCGCTTGCGCCGGGCGCCCTGATCGAGATCGAGACGACCGATCCCCTGGCAGTCATCGACATCCCGCATTTCTGCAACGAGGACGGACACCGGCTCGAAGAGGCAACCCCCGTAGCGGGCGGCCATCGCTTTCTTATTCGGAAGAAGGCTTAG
- the xerD gene encoding site-specific tyrosine recombinase XerD codes for MMDLSEAHIEAFLEMMSAERGAAVNTLQSYERDLKDALSFLRSSGTRLGEATPDDLRHYLAHLAKEGFKSSSQARRLSSLRQFYKFLYAEGLRGDDPTGILDAPKKARPLPKTLSVDDVTRLIGQAEAESEAAAGGEDALSKLRMHALIELLYATGMRVSELVSLPASVLSQNGRFLVIRGKGNKERLVPLSQAAMRAIGSYGDALRERESEEESPWLFPSYGKSGHLPRQVFARDLKSLAARAGIRVAAISPHVLRHAFASHLLANGADLRAVQELLGHSDISTTQIYTHVLEERLRELVQNHHPLAKQAKKQD; via the coding sequence ATGATGGATCTCTCAGAAGCGCATATCGAAGCCTTTCTCGAAATGATGAGCGCCGAGCGCGGCGCCGCAGTGAACACGCTGCAATCCTACGAGCGCGACCTCAAGGACGCGCTCTCCTTCCTGCGCTCGAGCGGCACGCGGCTCGGCGAGGCCACCCCCGACGATCTGAGACATTATCTCGCTCATCTCGCCAAGGAGGGCTTCAAATCCTCGTCGCAGGCACGCCGCCTCTCCTCGCTCAGGCAATTCTACAAGTTCCTCTATGCCGAGGGCCTGCGCGGCGACGACCCGACGGGCATCCTCGACGCCCCGAAAAAGGCGCGCCCGCTGCCGAAGACGCTGAGCGTTGACGACGTTACCAGGCTCATCGGCCAGGCGGAGGCGGAATCAGAGGCGGCTGCCGGCGGCGAGGACGCGCTCTCGAAATTGCGCATGCATGCCCTCATCGAGCTTCTCTACGCCACCGGCATGCGCGTCAGCGAACTCGTCTCGCTGCCGGCGAGCGTGCTTTCGCAGAACGGCCGTTTTCTCGTCATCCGCGGCAAGGGCAACAAGGAAAGGCTGGTGCCGCTCTCGCAGGCAGCGATGCGCGCCATCGGCAGCTATGGCGATGCCCTACGGGAACGGGAGAGCGAGGAGGAGAGCCCCTGGCTCTTCCCTTCCTATGGCAAATCCGGGCACCTGCCGCGCCAGGTCTTTGCCCGCGACCTAAAGAGCCTCGCCGCGCGCGCCGGCATCCGGGTCGCGGCGATCTCGCCGCACGTGCTACGCCACGCCTTCGCCAGCCATCTTCTCGCCAACGGTGCCGACCTTCGCGCCGTGCAGGAACTACTCGGCCACTCGGACATCTCGACGACACAAATCTACACGCATGTGCTGGAAGAGCGCTTACGCGAGCTCGTGCAAAACCATCACCCCCTTGCCAAACAGGCGAAAAAACAGGATTAG
- a CDS encoding M20 aminoacylase family protein, with protein MPILNRAAELQSEVTEWRRHLHRNPELLFAVENTAAFVERKLKEFGIDEIVTGLGRTGVVGLIRGNLGTGRTIGLRADMDALPIAETSGQPWASTTPGKMHACGHDGHTAMLLGAAKYLAETRNFAGNVAVIFQPAEEGGGGGNEMVKDGLMERFGIEEVYGMHNMPGMPVGHFGSRVGPIMASTDEFSITIKGRGGHAAQPHKTVDPIAIGAQIVNALQTIASRMVDPLAPIVVSVTKFNAGFAHNVIPEQAVLAGTVRALTPEVRDTGEARIRQIAESLAGAYGATAEVWYGRNYPVTVNHADETAHALAAAATIAGDGKVDAALDPMMGGEDFSYMLLARPGAFIFIGNGETAGLHHPAYDFNDEVIPHGISYWVKLAEARLAA; from the coding sequence ATGCCGATTTTGAACCGCGCCGCCGAACTCCAGAGCGAAGTGACCGAATGGCGGCGCCACCTGCACAGGAACCCGGAGCTTCTGTTCGCGGTGGAAAATACGGCAGCCTTCGTCGAAAGGAAACTCAAGGAATTCGGCATTGACGAGATCGTGACCGGCCTCGGCCGCACCGGCGTCGTCGGGCTCATTCGCGGCAATCTCGGCACCGGCCGCACCATCGGCCTCAGGGCCGACATGGATGCCCTACCGATCGCCGAGACGAGCGGCCAGCCCTGGGCCTCGACCACGCCTGGCAAGATGCATGCCTGCGGCCATGATGGCCACACGGCCATGCTGCTCGGTGCGGCGAAATACCTTGCCGAGACGCGCAATTTCGCCGGCAATGTCGCCGTAATCTTTCAGCCGGCGGAGGAAGGCGGTGGCGGCGGCAACGAGATGGTGAAGGATGGCCTCATGGAACGCTTCGGCATCGAAGAGGTCTACGGCATGCACAACATGCCAGGCATGCCGGTCGGCCATTTCGGAAGCCGCGTCGGCCCGATCATGGCCTCCACCGACGAGTTCTCGATCACCATCAAGGGCCGCGGCGGCCATGCAGCCCAGCCGCACAAGACCGTCGACCCGATCGCGATCGGCGCGCAGATCGTCAACGCGCTGCAGACGATCGCCTCGCGAATGGTCGATCCGCTCGCCCCGATTGTCGTCTCCGTCACCAAATTCAATGCCGGCTTCGCCCATAACGTCATTCCCGAACAGGCCGTGCTTGCCGGCACCGTCCGGGCGCTCACGCCGGAAGTGCGCGACACGGGCGAGGCGCGGATCCGCCAGATCGCCGAAAGCCTCGCCGGCGCCTATGGTGCCACCGCCGAGGTGTGGTACGGGCGCAACTATCCGGTCACCGTCAATCACGCGGACGAGACCGCCCATGCGCTTGCTGCGGCAGCGACGATCGCCGGCGACGGCAAGGTCGATGCCGCGCTCGACCCGATGATGGGCGGCGAAGACTTCTCCTATATGCTGCTTGCCCGGCCGGGTGCCTTCATCTTCATCGGCAATGGCGAGACGGCCGGACTCCATCATCCCGCTTATGATTTCAACGACGAGGTGATTCCGCACGGGATTTCCTACTGGGTGAAGCTCGCCGAAGCGCGACTTGCCGCCTGA
- a CDS encoding Lrp/AsnC ligand binding domain-containing protein: protein MHQIDKTDRRILQILQADGRITNLELADRIGLSPTATSERLRRLLKEGYVCGFGARLDPHKLGFGLLVFIEVMLDKTTPEVFDQFTAAIKQAPEVLECHMVAGGFDYLVKTRFEDMAAYRNFLGQVLWTLPGVKETRTYAVMEEIKNDGPLPLI, encoded by the coding sequence ATGCATCAGATCGACAAAACCGACCGCAGAATTCTGCAGATCCTGCAGGCGGACGGCCGCATCACCAATCTCGAGCTGGCCGACCGCATCGGCCTCTCTCCGACCGCGACCAGCGAACGCCTGCGGCGGCTGCTGAAGGAAGGCTATGTCTGCGGCTTCGGAGCGCGCCTCGATCCGCACAAGCTCGGCTTCGGGCTCCTCGTCTTCATCGAGGTCATGCTCGACAAGACGACGCCGGAGGTCTTCGACCAGTTCACCGCCGCCATCAAGCAGGCGCCGGAAGTGCTGGAGTGTCATATGGTGGCCGGCGGCTTCGACTATCTCGTCAAGACCCGTTTCGAGGACATGGCCGCCTACCGCAATTTCCTCGGCCAGGTGCTTTGGACGCTGCCGGGCGTAAAGGAGACCCGCACCTATGCGGTGATGGAAGAGATCAAGAATGACGGTCCGCTGCCGCTAATCTGA
- a CDS encoding HlyC/CorC family transporter, whose product MSSDALLTFLADYWLSLVSVIALLVLSAFFSGSETALTATSRSRMHTLESNGDQRAGIVNRLIERRDRLIGALLIGNNLVNILASSLTTSLLIGLVGDSGVAIATFAMTVLLVIFSEVLPKSWAIASPDRFALTVAPVVRPFVAVAGPLSSLVNAIVRRILNLFGVNLASDMPMLSAHEELRGAVNLLHREGAVIKADRDRLGGVLDLGELEVSDIMIHRTAMRAINADDAPEVCVREILESPFTRLPLWRGSTDNIIGVVHSKDLLRALAEPNVEPETLDIVKIAQKPWFVPDTTNLKDQLNAFLRRKLHLAIVVDEYGQVQGLVTLEDILEEIVGDIADEHDLDIQGVRQEADGSIVVDGSVPIRDLNRALDWSLPDEEATTVAGLVIHESKSIPEERQAFTFYGKRFTVMKRVKNRITKLRIRAADDTPTA is encoded by the coding sequence ATGAGCAGCGACGCCTTATTGACCTTCCTGGCGGACTATTGGCTATCCCTGGTTTCGGTCATCGCTCTTCTCGTGCTCTCGGCATTTTTCTCCGGGTCCGAGACAGCCTTGACCGCCACCTCCCGGTCGCGCATGCACACGCTCGAAAGCAATGGCGACCAGCGGGCGGGAATCGTCAACCGGCTGATCGAGCGGCGCGATCGTCTGATCGGCGCGTTGCTCATCGGCAACAACCTCGTCAATATTCTCGCGTCGTCACTGACGACCAGCCTGCTGATCGGCCTTGTCGGCGATTCCGGCGTGGCGATAGCCACCTTCGCCATGACGGTGCTGCTCGTTATCTTTTCCGAAGTGTTGCCGAAAAGCTGGGCGATCGCCTCGCCCGATCGCTTCGCCCTCACCGTGGCGCCGGTGGTCCGGCCCTTCGTCGCAGTCGCCGGCCCGCTTTCCTCTCTCGTCAACGCGATCGTCCGGCGCATCCTGAACCTCTTCGGCGTCAATCTCGCCTCCGACATGCCTATGCTTTCCGCGCATGAGGAGTTGCGGGGCGCGGTCAACCTGCTGCATCGCGAGGGAGCGGTGATCAAGGCCGACCGCGACCGGCTGGGCGGCGTGCTCGATCTCGGCGAGTTGGAAGTGTCGGATATCATGATTCACCGTACCGCCATGCGGGCGATCAACGCCGACGACGCGCCGGAAGTCTGCGTGCGAGAAATCCTCGAAAGCCCTTTTACGCGGCTGCCGCTGTGGCGCGGTTCGACCGACAACATCATCGGCGTCGTCCACTCCAAGGACCTCCTGAGGGCATTAGCCGAGCCCAATGTGGAGCCGGAGACGCTGGATATCGTCAAGATCGCGCAGAAGCCCTGGTTCGTTCCGGATACGACCAACCTGAAGGACCAGCTCAACGCCTTCCTCCGCCGCAAGCTCCATCTGGCCATCGTCGTCGACGAATATGGCCAGGTGCAGGGGCTGGTCACCCTTGAGGACATCCTGGAGGAGATCGTCGGCGACATTGCCGACGAGCACGACCTCGACATCCAGGGCGTGCGGCAGGAAGCCGACGGCTCCATCGTCGTCGATGGTTCGGTGCCGATCCGCGATCTTAACCGCGCGCTCGACTGGTCGCTGCCGGACGAGGAGGCGACCACGGTCGCCGGTCTCGTCATTCATGAATCGAAGAGCATCCCGGAGGAGCGGCAGGCTTTCACCTTCTACGGAAAGCGCTTCACCGTCATGAAACGGGTCAAGAACCGGATCACCAAATTGCGCATCCGCGCCGCCGACGACACGCCGACGGCTTAG
- a CDS encoding D-alanyl-D-alanine carboxypeptidase family protein yields the protein MRNSIRAAAALATACAVLATTTLPSLANPRLVVDVNTLKVFEHEDMFQKWYPASLTKLMTAYTTFRAIKAGQLTLESPVVMSKNAASEPPSKMFYKPGQAMTLDSALKMMLVKSANDVAVAIAETVGGSESAFIDRMNAEARRIGMTSSHFINPNGLPGKGQYTTARDLAVLAITLRREFPEYASYFALEGITTGKKDYANYNMLIGRFDGADGMKTGFICASGFNQVSSARRNGRSVISVVLGADSLGARADESARLLQMALTTSGGGKPSLTAIAPYGGTRDAVVDVSKEICSKEAAKIRSEGRDEAGRQKLLSPYIHEINRPLKLVFAGLIPGSKERGGSDVVGQGDIANVPVPVPRPSF from the coding sequence ATGCGCAACAGCATAAGGGCGGCGGCCGCCCTTGCGACCGCCTGCGCGGTCCTTGCGACCACGACCCTGCCGTCCCTTGCCAATCCGCGGCTCGTCGTCGACGTCAACACGCTGAAAGTCTTCGAGCACGAGGACATGTTCCAGAAATGGTACCCGGCGTCACTGACCAAGCTGATGACGGCCTATACGACCTTTCGTGCGATCAAGGCGGGGCAGCTGACGCTGGAAAGCCCGGTGGTCATGTCGAAGAATGCCGCGTCCGAGCCGCCGAGCAAGATGTTCTACAAGCCCGGCCAGGCGATGACGCTCGACAGCGCGCTGAAGATGATGCTCGTGAAATCGGCGAACGACGTTGCCGTGGCGATCGCCGAGACGGTCGGGGGGTCGGAATCCGCCTTCATCGACCGAATGAACGCCGAGGCGCGCCGAATCGGCATGACATCGTCGCATTTCATCAACCCTAACGGCCTGCCCGGCAAGGGCCAGTACACAACAGCCCGCGACCTGGCGGTGCTGGCGATCACGCTGAGGCGGGAATTCCCCGAATATGCCTCCTATTTCGCCCTGGAAGGCATCACCACCGGCAAGAAGGACTATGCGAATTACAACATGCTGATCGGCCGCTTCGACGGAGCGGACGGCATGAAGACCGGATTCATCTGCGCATCGGGCTTCAATCAGGTGTCCTCGGCCAGGAGGAACGGCCGTAGCGTAATCTCGGTCGTGCTCGGCGCGGACAGTCTCGGCGCCCGCGCCGACGAGTCCGCCCGCCTGTTGCAGATGGCGCTGACGACAAGCGGCGGCGGCAAACCCTCGCTCACCGCGATTGCTCCCTACGGCGGGACGCGCGACGCGGTCGTCGACGTCAGCAAGGAGATCTGCTCCAAGGAGGCGGCGAAGATTCGCAGCGAAGGCCGCGACGAGGCCGGCCGGCAGAAGCTGCTCTCGCCCTATATTCACGAGATCAACCGTCCGCTGAAGCTTGTATTCGCCGGGCTTATTCCGGGCAGCAAGGAGAGGGGCGGCAGCGATGTTGTCGGGCAGGGCGATATCGCCAATGTGCCGGTCCCCGTTCCGCGTCCGAGCTTCTGA
- a CDS encoding L,D-transpeptidase family protein produces MRFRNLVVTAAVAAALAGCTNETLDSVNISNVKNKTEYQLSSKMVSKMRELGMQKSSPILLRIFKEEGTLEVWKANTASRFQLLKSYKICAWSGKLGPKVKEGDRQAPEGFYPLYPHQMNPNSSYYLAINTGYPNAYDKANNRSGTHLMIHGACSSSGCYSMTDEQIIEIFALARDAFRGGQENIQLQAFPFRMTAENMARHRDNPNIEFWKMLKAGYDQFEVTKRPPQVNVCERKYVFNQQSEGTFNPAGQCPAMSSPPALQVAMANYENDYKRDYDKALKKFEGMVWYEPTEAERKAVVAEQRKGRELAYAPTGTSLDAGKLIKVSDLERKLAEEKQAEEARQATLIQKEALERTTREGGTVPVPQPNPVARPVEQATLQTAPARRSFWNLFSNGDPVTPRPPAQAQEQVAGPPAPAQQPAASDTAASASAAENPQVATAPAGGGQAIPAEQPAPEQPKKRPFWKIWGN; encoded by the coding sequence ATGCGTTTCAGAAATCTTGTTGTCACCGCCGCTGTCGCAGCCGCGCTTGCCGGTTGCACCAACGAGACGCTCGACTCGGTCAACATTTCCAATGTCAAGAACAAGACCGAGTACCAGCTTTCCAGCAAGATGGTCAGCAAAATGCGCGAGCTGGGGATGCAGAAGTCATCGCCGATCCTCTTGCGCATCTTCAAGGAAGAGGGAACGCTCGAAGTCTGGAAGGCGAACACGGCCAGTCGCTTCCAGCTTCTAAAGAGCTACAAGATCTGCGCCTGGTCCGGGAAGCTCGGCCCGAAGGTCAAGGAAGGCGACCGGCAGGCGCCCGAGGGATTCTATCCGCTCTATCCGCATCAGATGAACCCCAATTCGAGCTATTATCTGGCGATCAATACCGGTTATCCGAACGCCTATGACAAGGCGAACAACCGCAGCGGCACGCATCTGATGATCCATGGCGCCTGCTCCTCGTCGGGCTGCTATTCCATGACTGACGAGCAGATCATCGAGATTTTTGCCCTCGCGCGCGACGCCTTCCGGGGCGGACAGGAAAACATTCAGCTGCAGGCCTTTCCCTTCCGCATGACGGCGGAAAACATGGCGCGTCACCGCGACAATCCGAATATCGAGTTCTGGAAGATGCTGAAAGCCGGCTACGACCAGTTCGAGGTAACCAAGCGCCCGCCGCAGGTAAATGTCTGCGAGCGGAAATACGTCTTCAACCAGCAAAGCGAAGGCACGTTCAACCCGGCCGGGCAATGCCCCGCCATGTCGAGCCCGCCGGCGCTGCAGGTGGCGATGGCGAACTACGAGAATGACTATAAGCGTGACTATGACAAGGCGCTGAAGAAATTCGAAGGCATGGTCTGGTACGAGCCGACGGAAGCGGAGCGCAAGGCGGTGGTCGCCGAACAGCGCAAGGGCCGCGAACTTGCCTACGCCCCGACCGGCACCTCGCTCGACGCCGGAAAGCTGATAAAGGTGAGCGACCTCGAAAGGAAGCTCGCCGAAGAGAAGCAAGCCGAGGAAGCCAGGCAGGCGACCCTGATCCAGAAGGAAGCACTGGAGAGGACGACCCGCGAGGGCGGGACCGTGCCGGTGCCGCAGCCAAACCCGGTCGCGCGCCCAGTGGAACAGGCAACGCTGCAGACGGCGCCCGCAAGGAGATCGTTCTGGAACCTGTTCTCCAACGGCGATCCCGTGACGCCGCGACCTCCCGCCCAGGCACAGGAACAGGTCGCCGGCCCGCCCGCGCCCGCTCAGCAGCCGGCGGCAAGCGACACTGCGGCAAGTGCGTCGGCGGCCGAGAACCCGCAGGTCGCCACGGCGCCCGCTGGCGGCGGTCAAGCAATCCCCGCCGAGCAGCCGGCCCCCGAACAGCCGAAAAAACGCCCTTTCTGGAAGATCTGGGGCAATTGA
- the aroB gene encoding 3-dehydroquinate synthase: MMSQMTPSERKVRVNLGDRSYDILIGPGLIAATGREIGARLKGRRVAVITDENVAPRYLDPMMASLAQSGIEAVSLVLPPGEKTKSFDHLIPVCDAILGARIERNDAVIALGGGVIGDLTGFAAGIVRRGSRFIQVPTSLLAQVDSSVGGKTGINSPHGKNLIGVFHQPDLVLADTDVLDTLSPREFRAGYAEVAKYGLIDKPAFFHWLEQNWQAVFAGGSARIEAIAASCQAKADVVAADERENGLRALLNFGHTFGHALEAATEYDSNRLVHGEGVAIGMVLAHEFSARMNLASPDDARRVEAHLKTVGLPTRMGDIPGGLPPAERLMDAIAQDKKVKGGKLTFILTRGVGQSFVADDVPASEVLNFLKEKHPQ, encoded by the coding sequence ATGATGAGCCAGATGACGCCCTCCGAACGCAAGGTCCGCGTGAATCTCGGAGACCGTTCCTACGATATCCTCATCGGCCCCGGGCTGATTGCGGCGACGGGCCGGGAGATCGGCGCACGCCTGAAGGGCCGCAGGGTGGCCGTCATCACCGACGAGAATGTCGCACCGCGTTACCTCGATCCGATGATGGCGAGCCTTGCGCAAAGCGGCATCGAGGCCGTCTCGCTGGTCCTGCCCCCGGGCGAGAAGACCAAGAGCTTCGATCATCTCATCCCGGTTTGCGACGCCATTCTCGGGGCCCGGATCGAGCGCAATGACGCGGTGATTGCGCTTGGCGGCGGCGTGATCGGCGACCTCACCGGCTTCGCCGCCGGCATCGTGCGCCGCGGTTCACGCTTCATCCAGGTCCCGACCTCGCTTCTCGCCCAGGTCGATTCCTCCGTCGGCGGCAAGACCGGAATCAACTCGCCGCATGGAAAGAACCTGATCGGAGTCTTCCACCAGCCGGACCTCGTTCTGGCCGACACGGACGTGCTCGACACGCTGAGCCCGCGTGAATTCCGCGCCGGCTATGCGGAGGTGGCGAAATACGGCCTGATCGACAAGCCGGCTTTTTTCCACTGGCTCGAGCAGAATTGGCAGGCGGTCTTTGCCGGCGGCTCCGCCCGTATCGAGGCGATCGCCGCAAGCTGTCAGGCCAAAGCCGATGTCGTGGCGGCCGACGAGCGCGAAAACGGCCTGCGGGCGCTCCTCAATTTCGGCCACACCTTCGGACATGCGCTGGAAGCAGCGACCGAATATGATAGTAACCGTCTGGTGCACGGAGAGGGCGTCGCGATCGGCATGGTGCTGGCCCACGAGTTCTCCGCGCGGATGAATCTCGCGAGCCCGGACGATGCACGCCGGGTCGAAGCCCACCTCAAGACCGTCGGCCTGCCGACGCGGATGGGCGATATTCCCGGCGGCCTTCCGCCGGCGGAGCGGCTGATGGACGCGATCGCCCAGGACAAGAAAGTGAAGGGCGGCAAGCTCACCTTCATCCTGACGCGCGGCGTCGGCCAGTCCTTCGTCGCCGACGACGTGCCGGCCTCCGAAGTTTTGAACTTCCTTAAGGAAAAGCACCCGCAATGA